DNA sequence from the Candidatus Limnocylindrales bacterium genome:
GCTGGTGCCGGTGCTGACGACGCCGAGCGAGGAGGCGGGGCATTGAGCGCGCGGATCCTGATCTTCGCCTACGGCTCCAACCTGTGCGCGGAGCGTCTGACGGCGCGCACACCGAGCGCCCGTGCGGTGGGCATCGGCCGTCTGCGCGGTCACCGGCTCTGCTGGCACAAGAAGGGCCGCGACGGCTCGGGCAAGTGCAACGCCCTGGCCACCGGCAATGCGGCCGATGTCGTCTGGGGCGTCGTCTACGAGCTCGACGCTGCCGAGAAGATCCTACTGGACGGTTGCGAGGGGCTCGGACGCGACTACTTCGAGAAGACCGTCACCGTCGAGGGCAACGGGCATTCGTGGCAGGCGGTCGTGTACTGCGCCAACCAGGAGATGCTCGACGAAGCTGCGCGCCCCTATGGCTGGTACAAGACCTTCGTCACCACCGGTGCGCGCCGTCACGGCCTGCCGGAGGCGTACTGCATGGCGCTGGAAGCAGTCGAGGCGTGCGACGATCCGCTCGTTGCGCGTCACCGCCGCGAG
Encoded proteins:
- a CDS encoding gamma-glutamylcyclotransferase family protein gives rise to the protein MSARILIFAYGSNLCAERLTARTPSARAVGIGRLRGHRLCWHKKGRDGSGKCNALATGNAADVVWGVVYELDAAEKILLDGCEGLGRDYFEKTVTVEGNGHSWQAVVYCANQEMLDEAARPYGWYKTFVTTGARRHGLPEAYCMALEAVEACDDPLVARHRRELAVLAEVPHGAGEAAPVRDGEGGSAQQ